The proteins below come from a single Desulfomonile tiedjei genomic window:
- a CDS encoding hydroxyacid dehydrogenase, which translates to MLKSLLPDDEIIACPPRHLIEKGREVHVIIPLMHRLEPELIRTTGATLIHQWGVGLEGVDIPAATSRGILVCNVPADVTANADSTAEHAVFLMFGLARRIHQCFRAFDEGRWGAPLGDALLGQRALVVGLGMVGKALVRKLTSLGMTVEAIRRSPNPDVEQEIGLTEAGGLPDLCRMASQADFVISTISLNDQTRGIFEKDLFKAMKPTAFLVNVSRGPVVNEQDLLEALQQGLIAGAGLDVYCQEPVDPNHPFLSMENVFATPHVAGATRQNYEGISRVLAENILKFKEGKMPLYCVNKDDLPAEQVTSRETPP; encoded by the coding sequence ATGCTCAAATCCCTTCTGCCGGACGACGAGATCATCGCGTGCCCCCCGCGGCATCTGATCGAAAAGGGACGAGAGGTCCATGTCATTATCCCTCTCATGCATCGCCTTGAACCTGAATTGATACGGACAACCGGCGCCACGCTGATTCATCAATGGGGAGTCGGTTTGGAGGGTGTGGACATCCCTGCCGCAACATCCCGGGGCATTCTGGTTTGCAATGTCCCTGCCGATGTTACGGCTAATGCCGATTCCACAGCGGAACATGCTGTCTTTCTCATGTTCGGATTGGCGCGACGAATCCATCAGTGCTTTAGGGCGTTCGACGAAGGCAGGTGGGGCGCGCCGCTCGGTGACGCGCTTCTCGGGCAAAGGGCACTTGTTGTCGGCCTGGGCATGGTAGGGAAAGCGCTTGTCCGCAAGCTGACCTCTCTGGGAATGACAGTTGAAGCCATTCGCCGAAGCCCCAATCCCGATGTTGAACAGGAAATCGGTCTGACAGAGGCAGGAGGGCTTCCTGATCTTTGTAGGATGGCTTCTCAAGCTGACTTTGTCATTTCCACCATATCCCTGAACGACCAAACAAGGGGGATTTTTGAAAAGGACCTGTTCAAGGCAATGAAGCCCACCGCGTTTTTAGTCAATGTCTCCAGAGGCCCGGTGGTGAATGAACAGGACTTGCTGGAAGCTTTGCAGCAAGGGTTAATTGCGGGGGCCGGCCTGGACGTTTATTGCCAAGAGCCTGTAGACCCTAATCATCCATTCCTCTCGATGGAAAACGTATTTGCAACTCCGCACGTGGCTGGTGCAACCCGCCAGAATTACGAGGGTATAAGCCGAGTCCTTGCTGAAAACATCCTGAAGTTCAAGGAAGGGAAGATGCCTCTATACTGCGTGAACAAAGACGACCTTCCAGCCGAGCAGGTCACGTCTCGGGAGACTCCACCATAA
- a CDS encoding DHH family phosphoesterase, whose product MNSLRSDLCRSAEKLEEMERVLEGAGKRRVLLLCHNNPDPDTIAGANGMSFLLNKKFNVRSVIGYGGVVTRAENKAMIQRLRIKTSRLTRLDPSQYFGVALIDAQPGTGNSLMDGKGERPLIVIDHHPLRKHSLKAHVHDIRPNYGATSTIVTEYIAAAGLVPSRSVANGLLYGIKTDTNALGRGASKQDFNAFIYLSPLTNPRVLGWIEKPTLSPEYFVDYQRGLARTLLYRDVAVSYLGKILSEAIIPELADLLLRIEGISWSLCMGENKNSMIISARSSSRTKKAGVVLRRLIGTSGSAGGHREMAGGQVPLGGMPAAERQDLPRRLINRFLKLLDRDGVTPKLMVESPET is encoded by the coding sequence ATGAACTCGCTGCGCTCCGATTTATGCAGGTCAGCGGAAAAGCTGGAAGAAATGGAGCGGGTTCTTGAAGGCGCGGGTAAACGCCGAGTATTGCTGCTATGCCACAACAATCCTGATCCTGATACCATTGCCGGCGCAAACGGAATGAGTTTTCTGCTGAACAAGAAGTTTAACGTGCGTTCGGTGATAGGCTACGGCGGGGTGGTGACTCGCGCGGAAAACAAGGCAATGATCCAGCGATTGCGCATCAAGACGTCACGGTTGACTCGGCTGGACCCTTCGCAATATTTCGGCGTGGCTTTGATAGACGCTCAGCCCGGCACGGGAAATAGCCTGATGGACGGGAAAGGCGAACGCCCGCTCATCGTAATCGATCATCATCCTCTGAGGAAACACTCCTTGAAGGCCCACGTGCATGACATCCGCCCCAACTACGGCGCTACGTCCACCATCGTAACCGAGTATATTGCAGCCGCCGGGTTGGTGCCTTCCCGGTCGGTGGCCAATGGACTCCTCTACGGGATCAAGACCGACACCAACGCGCTGGGAAGGGGCGCGAGCAAACAAGATTTTAACGCATTCATTTATCTCTCGCCTCTGACTAATCCTCGAGTCCTCGGCTGGATAGAGAAGCCTACTCTGTCGCCGGAGTACTTTGTGGATTACCAACGAGGCCTGGCGCGAACACTCCTTTATCGGGACGTGGCCGTGTCATATCTTGGGAAAATACTCTCGGAGGCCATAATCCCAGAGCTTGCCGATCTGTTGCTTAGAATAGAGGGTATCAGTTGGTCTTTGTGTATGGGAGAGAACAAGAACTCGATGATTATCTCGGCGAGATCCAGTTCGCGGACCAAGAAGGCCGGGGTGGTCCTGCGCAGGCTCATAGGAACGTCAGGGTCCGCAGGCGGACATCGGGAAATGGCCGGCGGCCAAGTTCCGCTCGGGGGCATGCCGGCAGCGGAAAGGCAGGACCTCCCGCGAAGGTTGATCAATAGGTTCCTTAAGCTGCTGGACCGGGACGGAGTTACACCGAAGCTTATGGTGGAGTCTCCCGAGACGTGA
- the alaS gene encoding alanine--tRNA ligase, producing the protein MTGAELREKFLEYFEERSHVRLPSSSLIPSGDATLLFTNAGMVQFKSIFTGEEKRPFNRAVTAQKCLRVSGKHNDLENVGHTARHHTFFEMLGNFSFGDYFKKDAIAFGWEFLTEVVGLPKEQLHVTVYRDDDEALELWRKVLGPNANPIGKLGEKDNFWSMGDTGPCGPCSEIHIDLGEEVGCGRPDCAPGCDCDRFLELWNLVFMQFERDSSGKMTALPKPSIDTGLGLERLAAVVQGVKSNWESDLFRPIILRIEELSGKECKGRDLDSIAIRVIADHSRAAAFLISDGVLPSNEGRGYVLRRILRRAIRYGKFIGLNEPFLYDTSRVVVENMSSAYPELETHAVLVEKVIRNEEERFLETLARGLILFEEEAKRVRGRGEKVLPGDVAFRLYDTYGFPPDLTTDLAREAGLVVDNAGFDAAMAGQRAKARQSWDGMKGENGGHLRGLVDQGIATEFTGYETLDDTGIIKVILKDGEQVLDANPGERVEVITDRTPFYGESGGQVGDRGIIGHNGDQILVEDTQKPIPTLIVHRGLVKAGSFRVGDKVNLKVDEPDRRSIMSNHSATHLLQWALREVLGDHVKQSGSLVEAQRLRFDFTHFSSISPEELARVEDLVNRKIQENVQVQATTMSMTEATGEGAIALFGEKYGDTVRMVSMGDFSKELCGGTHTRRTGDIGLFKITSEGGIAAGVRRIEAVTGRGSLDYVRSLENELGELAEHLRGSRGELVRRLDKLIEEKKAKEREVEVLKAKLAAGVTRDILEGVREVGGVKVLAQVVEDVSNPKDLREYADRVKDRLGSGVALLGAEADGKALLIALVTKDLTKRFNAGEIAKKAAIVLGGSGGGRRDMAQAGGPNVAALGDALKTIDEFVTP; encoded by the coding sequence ATGACGGGTGCTGAACTGCGAGAAAAATTTCTGGAATACTTCGAGGAGAGGAGCCATGTCCGACTGCCTAGCTCGTCGCTAATACCGTCCGGGGATGCCACTCTACTTTTCACCAATGCTGGAATGGTCCAGTTCAAGAGTATTTTTACCGGTGAAGAGAAGCGGCCTTTCAACCGGGCAGTGACCGCTCAGAAGTGTCTCAGAGTTAGCGGGAAGCACAACGATCTGGAAAATGTGGGACATACTGCCAGGCACCACACTTTTTTTGAAATGCTGGGGAATTTCTCTTTTGGGGACTATTTCAAGAAAGATGCAATTGCATTCGGCTGGGAGTTTCTGACCGAGGTCGTAGGACTCCCCAAAGAACAGCTTCACGTGACAGTTTACCGGGACGACGATGAAGCCCTGGAACTCTGGCGCAAAGTCCTCGGTCCCAACGCCAACCCGATCGGAAAACTGGGAGAAAAAGACAATTTCTGGAGCATGGGTGACACAGGCCCTTGCGGCCCATGTTCAGAAATACATATCGACCTCGGCGAAGAGGTCGGGTGCGGCAGACCGGACTGCGCGCCCGGATGTGATTGTGACCGCTTTCTGGAACTGTGGAATCTGGTATTTATGCAGTTTGAAAGAGACTCGTCCGGCAAAATGACTGCTCTGCCCAAGCCATCCATCGATACCGGCCTGGGGCTCGAACGACTCGCCGCTGTGGTGCAAGGTGTGAAGAGCAACTGGGAGTCGGACCTGTTCCGGCCGATAATCCTGCGGATAGAGGAACTGTCCGGCAAGGAGTGCAAAGGTCGCGATTTGGATTCCATCGCCATCAGGGTGATCGCGGACCATAGCAGGGCAGCGGCGTTTCTCATCTCTGACGGTGTGTTGCCTTCCAACGAAGGTCGCGGATATGTGCTGCGCCGTATTCTGAGAAGAGCCATTCGTTACGGCAAATTCATAGGGTTGAATGAGCCCTTTCTTTATGACACCTCTCGAGTGGTGGTGGAGAACATGTCCTCCGCCTACCCTGAGCTGGAAACCCATGCGGTGCTGGTGGAAAAGGTGATTCGAAACGAAGAGGAACGTTTCCTCGAAACCCTGGCAAGGGGTTTGATTCTGTTCGAGGAGGAGGCCAAACGTGTTCGTGGCAGAGGGGAAAAGGTCCTCCCCGGCGACGTTGCATTTCGCCTTTACGACACATACGGCTTTCCGCCGGACCTTACAACGGATCTGGCCAGAGAAGCAGGACTTGTCGTCGACAATGCCGGATTTGATGCCGCAATGGCCGGGCAACGAGCCAAGGCCCGCCAGTCGTGGGACGGCATGAAGGGCGAAAACGGCGGACATCTGCGCGGACTGGTTGACCAGGGGATCGCAACTGAGTTCACCGGTTATGAAACCCTTGACGATACAGGCATCATTAAGGTCATTTTAAAGGACGGCGAGCAAGTCCTCGATGCAAATCCCGGCGAACGAGTGGAAGTCATTACCGACAGAACACCCTTTTATGGAGAATCGGGAGGACAGGTTGGAGATCGTGGAATCATAGGTCACAACGGAGACCAAATCCTGGTCGAAGACACTCAGAAGCCTATTCCCACCCTGATCGTCCATCGAGGGCTGGTCAAAGCCGGCAGCTTTAGAGTGGGCGACAAGGTAAACTTGAAGGTGGATGAGCCGGATCGGCGTTCCATCATGTCCAACCATTCAGCCACTCATCTCCTGCAATGGGCTCTCAGAGAGGTTCTGGGAGACCACGTGAAGCAGAGCGGCTCGCTGGTCGAAGCGCAAAGACTGCGATTCGACTTCACGCATTTCTCGTCCATTTCGCCGGAGGAATTGGCTCGAGTGGAAGATCTTGTGAACCGGAAGATACAAGAGAATGTTCAGGTTCAAGCTACAACCATGTCAATGACTGAGGCCACAGGGGAGGGCGCGATCGCACTTTTTGGCGAAAAATACGGGGACACTGTTCGCATGGTTTCTATGGGCGACTTCAGCAAGGAACTGTGTGGAGGCACGCATACTCGCAGAACCGGTGATATAGGCCTCTTCAAGATCACGAGTGAAGGTGGAATCGCGGCTGGTGTGCGTCGTATCGAAGCGGTTACGGGTAGAGGCTCTCTGGATTACGTTCGTTCCCTGGAGAATGAACTGGGTGAGCTTGCGGAACATCTTCGAGGCTCTCGCGGGGAGCTTGTCAGGAGGCTCGACAAGTTAATTGAAGAGAAGAAAGCCAAGGAACGCGAGGTGGAGGTTCTCAAGGCCAAGCTGGCCGCGGGTGTAACTAGGGACATCCTGGAAGGCGTTCGGGAAGTAGGCGGCGTCAAAGTACTGGCTCAAGTAGTCGAAGACGTGTCCAACCCGAAAGACCTCCGAGAATACGCGGATCGTGTCAAGGATAGGCTCGGTTCGGGAGTGGCGCTGCTGGGGGCCGAGGCCGACGGCAAGGCTCTCCTGATAGCTCTTGTGACCAAAGACCTCACGAAAAGGTTCAATGCAGGCGAGATCGCGAAGAAGGCTGCTATTGTTTTGGGCGGTTCAGGAGGCGGAAGGCGGGACATGGCCCAGGCCGGCGGCCCCAACGTTGCCGCGCTTGGCGATGCCTTGAAGACTATCGACGAATTCGTCACACCCTGA
- the lpxK gene encoding tetraacyldisaccharide 4'-kinase — MSAASLPLKTLLSIPAAGYHAVQKVRETAYRWGLLAAKKAPVRIVSVGNLVLGGSGKTPFVIYLADLLQTQGWKPAVVSRGYKGANRLPYLVVGDGSNHEPVVAPSVCGDEPFLIAHRLPHVPVIIGRRRIDPVLAAVELFDCDIIVLDDGFQHLPLHRDVDVVLLTGAEDRMFPLGYLREPLSALRRAQMIVLVGSEAAVPAPALPYVRGLPVFTSQVAPTALLMGDGSGSAVSPDLLAGQEVILASAIARPERFRTTAEKLGWKVIDHLIFKDHHSFSDNELRDILSRAATAAVVFTEKDWVKLPAWFKANPRVGTLRIDMTVEQEEEFRAVLQRFMTAKPVSP; from the coding sequence ATGAGCGCCGCTTCATTACCGCTGAAGACTCTGCTGTCCATTCCCGCTGCGGGGTACCATGCGGTGCAGAAGGTGCGGGAAACCGCGTACCGCTGGGGATTGCTCGCGGCCAAAAAGGCGCCGGTCCGCATCGTGTCGGTGGGCAATCTTGTCCTTGGCGGCAGCGGGAAAACCCCTTTCGTGATTTACCTCGCGGACCTGCTCCAAACGCAAGGTTGGAAGCCTGCCGTGGTAAGTCGCGGCTACAAGGGTGCCAATCGGCTGCCCTATCTTGTGGTCGGAGACGGATCCAACCATGAGCCTGTGGTGGCTCCGTCTGTGTGCGGAGATGAGCCGTTTCTCATTGCGCATCGCCTTCCCCATGTGCCGGTGATAATAGGGCGCAGGAGGATAGATCCTGTCTTAGCGGCTGTGGAACTGTTCGACTGCGACATCATCGTTCTTGATGATGGGTTTCAGCATCTCCCGCTGCACAGGGATGTAGACGTAGTGCTGCTGACCGGTGCGGAAGATAGAATGTTTCCTCTCGGTTATTTGAGAGAGCCACTCTCCGCGCTCCGGCGGGCTCAGATGATAGTGTTGGTCGGCAGCGAAGCTGCGGTCCCTGCACCGGCCTTGCCCTACGTTCGAGGGCTGCCGGTGTTCACGAGTCAAGTTGCCCCCACAGCTCTTTTAATGGGAGACGGTTCCGGTAGCGCTGTCTCGCCGGATCTCTTGGCGGGTCAAGAGGTGATTCTGGCATCAGCGATAGCTCGTCCGGAGAGGTTTCGCACAACCGCGGAGAAGCTGGGCTGGAAGGTGATAGATCACTTGATCTTCAAGGATCATCATAGTTTCTCAGATAATGAACTCAGAGACATCCTTAGCCGAGCGGCCACCGCTGCAGTCGTCTTCACCGAGAAGGACTGGGTTAAACTCCCCGCTTGGTTCAAGGCGAACCCGCGGGTCGGGACCCTGCGAATAGACATGACGGTGGAACAAGAGGAAGAGTTCCGGGCAGTTCTGCAACGTTTCATGACCGCGAAACCGGTATCACCATGA
- a CDS encoding sulfite exporter TauE/SafE family protein, with protein MFPIIVALSCFAFLLSASAGMGGSLILVPTLALFYGGKQGIAMAALLLAMNNVWKVILYRRTMPIRKALVVILCTIIGAGLGAKVMAWAPTWIVESAVFVAIGASFLYEIRNRVGPTEERRPHTTLSSVFLAFFAGATSGFSGTSGPLKGIALRKLELDRFHLVGAASVVSLAGDVTKASVFCNESIVQEPAMALMLWLLPLMPLASTMGRKINRELGEKSYATLFWLVMGAYCIRLVAV; from the coding sequence ATGTTTCCTATAATTGTAGCACTATCTTGTTTTGCTTTTCTTTTGTCCGCGTCGGCAGGGATGGGAGGATCATTAATATTGGTGCCGACTTTGGCTCTGTTTTATGGAGGAAAGCAAGGGATAGCCATGGCAGCGTTATTGCTGGCCATGAACAACGTTTGGAAGGTAATCCTTTATCGCAGGACCATGCCGATTCGGAAGGCTCTGGTGGTGATTCTCTGCACCATCATCGGAGCCGGGCTCGGGGCAAAAGTGATGGCATGGGCGCCGACCTGGATTGTGGAATCGGCCGTCTTCGTCGCCATCGGTGCTTCCTTTTTGTACGAAATCCGCAATCGTGTAGGACCGACGGAGGAGCGTCGGCCGCACACAACTTTGTCGTCGGTATTCCTCGCTTTCTTTGCCGGGGCCACGTCCGGCTTCTCGGGGACATCGGGCCCTCTCAAGGGAATTGCCCTCAGGAAACTGGAGCTGGATCGTTTCCATTTGGTCGGAGCCGCATCCGTAGTTTCGCTGGCTGGAGACGTTACAAAGGCCTCTGTGTTCTGTAATGAATCAATAGTACAGGAGCCGGCTATGGCGTTGATGTTGTGGCTGTTGCCGCTTATGCCGCTGGCATCTACGATGGGCCGCAAGATCAACCGGGAACTGGGCGAAAAATCGTATGCAACCCTCTTCTGGCTTGTGATGGGTGCATATTGCATTCGGCTCGTTGCGGTGTAG
- a CDS encoding glycosyltransferase family 9 protein produces the protein MNPDGKRILVIKPSSLGDVVHTLPLVHAIKRNYPSCHIGWVIQNGFRGIIEYDPAVDEVIPISIPSTSDPQASRGAFVRAAAATFRALRQLRGRFKARPYDLVLDLHASFRSGLLGLANPNGFRVGFHDAKELNTRFQNHLIHTDKALPHAVDKNLAFAAYLGCTVCPDDFRVIVNPAARDKVRAFLKEQGVESSDRLVYASPAARWATKFWTVHGWAELADSLIDRKSARVVFAGSPQDSAYIETIVERMKSPAIVAAGKLSLAEAVALIEAADVYVGVDSGPMHISAFVGTPVVALFGPTDPDKVGPYGTGHRVVQVPGLDCLGCRKRSCANRRCLEDLKPQAVFDETVTLLGW, from the coding sequence ATGAACCCGGACGGCAAGCGAATACTTGTGATCAAGCCCAGCTCCCTGGGAGACGTGGTGCACACATTGCCTCTGGTGCACGCGATCAAACGCAATTATCCGTCGTGCCACATTGGATGGGTGATCCAAAATGGGTTCCGCGGAATCATAGAATACGACCCTGCGGTGGATGAAGTGATCCCGATATCTATCCCTTCCACCAGCGACCCTCAGGCTTCACGTGGAGCGTTCGTGCGAGCCGCGGCAGCCACTTTTCGGGCGCTCAGACAACTCAGGGGGAGGTTCAAAGCACGGCCGTACGATCTGGTATTGGATCTTCATGCGAGCTTCAGGAGCGGCTTGCTGGGACTGGCCAATCCCAACGGCTTCAGAGTCGGCTTTCATGACGCCAAAGAGCTGAACACAAGGTTTCAGAACCACCTCATACACACCGATAAGGCGCTTCCCCACGCTGTGGACAAGAACCTCGCCTTTGCCGCGTACTTGGGCTGCACGGTCTGCCCTGATGATTTCAGGGTGATTGTAAACCCCGCGGCTCGGGACAAAGTCCGCGCTTTCCTGAAGGAGCAAGGAGTAGAGTCGTCTGATCGCCTGGTTTACGCAAGCCCTGCCGCCCGATGGGCAACCAAGTTCTGGACCGTACATGGTTGGGCCGAATTGGCCGACTCCTTAATCGACCGGAAGAGCGCGCGGGTTGTCTTTGCGGGAAGCCCTCAAGACTCGGCCTACATAGAGACGATCGTGGAGCGCATGAAGTCTCCGGCCATTGTCGCAGCGGGAAAACTGTCTTTGGCCGAGGCTGTGGCGCTTATTGAAGCCGCGGACGTTTACGTGGGGGTGGATTCGGGACCCATGCACATTTCGGCCTTCGTCGGCACACCGGTTGTGGCCCTGTTCGGTCCGACCGATCCAGATAAGGTGGGTCCTTATGGTACCGGGCACCGCGTGGTCCAGGTACCGGGCCTGGATTGCCTTGGATGCCGGAAGCGGTCCTGCGCAAACAGGAGATGTTTAGAGGATTTGAAGCCTCAGGCTGTTTTTGACGAAACCGTCACATTGTTGGGGTGGTGA